In Treponema primitia ZAS-2, a genomic segment contains:
- a CDS encoding tetratricopeptide repeat protein, with the protein MKLEPTLTKAVRMVKRGKYGDAISLLQPEVVRYHDSYTYYLILGGACLRAGDLGGGFTYFKRAREIKMLEPPALLGMALYHLHRGETEKAVDLYLEVQDLEPRNRIAKKALGVLRKYSGTDALQGWIDSGKPASLFPPLPELPPTLGSIIAPIAGILLTLVLIGGLLVKLQVIPLGKAAETERSGYEGISLESEDRETPVQPGGSYRYILTRNQVLDTYEEARKLFTAYRDEAAKLSLNRLIESNASDGVKNKARLLLSYMDVPGFDTLKDRYPYLEVLKDPALYRNCYVIWRGMAANLDERENGMSFELLVGYDTRTTLEGRVPVVFDFAAPLNLERPLEVLGRVIPVSLPGGEEDIRLEGIALHQASSLGNGRQ; encoded by the coding sequence ATGAAACTCGAACCTACCCTGACCAAGGCGGTACGTATGGTCAAGCGGGGAAAATACGGGGATGCCATTTCCCTGCTCCAGCCCGAAGTGGTCCGGTACCACGATTCGTACACCTATTACCTGATTTTGGGGGGCGCATGCCTGCGGGCGGGGGACCTGGGCGGGGGCTTTACCTACTTTAAGCGGGCCAGGGAGATCAAGATGCTGGAACCCCCGGCCCTGCTGGGCATGGCGCTCTACCACCTCCACCGGGGCGAGACCGAGAAGGCGGTGGACCTCTACCTGGAAGTGCAGGACCTGGAGCCCCGGAACCGGATCGCCAAAAAAGCCCTGGGGGTGCTGCGGAAGTACAGCGGCACCGATGCTCTCCAGGGCTGGATTGATTCGGGAAAACCCGCCTCCCTCTTCCCGCCCCTCCCGGAATTGCCCCCTACCCTGGGCAGCATCATTGCCCCCATCGCAGGAATACTGCTCACCCTGGTTCTGATCGGTGGCCTGCTGGTGAAATTGCAGGTCATTCCCCTGGGCAAAGCTGCGGAAACCGAACGGAGCGGCTATGAGGGCATAAGCCTGGAATCCGAGGACCGGGAAACGCCGGTCCAACCAGGGGGCAGTTACCGGTATATTCTGACCCGGAACCAGGTCCTGGATACCTACGAAGAGGCACGCAAATTGTTTACCGCCTACCGGGACGAGGCGGCCAAGCTTTCCCTGAACCGGCTCATAGAATCCAACGCTTCCGATGGGGTCAAAAACAAGGCCCGGCTGCTCCTTTCATATATGGATGTTCCCGGCTTTGACACCCTCAAGGATCGGTATCCATATTTGGAAGTACTCAAGGACCCGGCGCTGTACCGGAACTGTTATGTAATCTGGCGGGGAATGGCCGCCAACCTGGACGAACGGGAAAACGGCATGAGCTTTGAACTATTGGTAGGATACGACACCCGCACCACTCTGGAAGGAAGGGTCCCGGTGGTATTTGATTTTGCGGCGCCCCTCAACCTGGAGCGGCCCCTGGAAGTCCTGGGCCGGGTAATCCCCGTGTCCCTGCCCGGCGGGGAAGAGGACATACGCCTGGAAGGGATCGCCCTTCACCAGGCATCCTCCCTGGGCAACGGCCGACAATAA
- a CDS encoding tetratricopeptide repeat protein yields MKRRRFLFFLAGFAFLWGIGWGSAQVYPSRLELGINLYRAGRWSEAVLELRRSQMEAANPGQLAEILYWTALTEFALGEYDASLRDIDQLQRIAPVGLRIDTILYYKGRILYYKNRYDEALNLFRTYGDILDRTDTGTREGLARKSLVFYWMGECFFALNQIDRAGILFTRVVNTNPRSEKYEAASYRLDMIKQNKMQVELLDMLKWSYDEYLKTVEEYRQREDAYDHTIKAYQQQVDDLLKTASRIPEEVSVEYRRLLADADLRIKDLETRLLGQQTAPAIQESVFAPEVESLRRIRELKAAAEKLRDELSAGSSAGSSAGSLPTKVGAESSGNAPGAQ; encoded by the coding sequence ATGAAACGCCGCCGATTTTTGTTTTTTCTCGCCGGTTTTGCCTTTTTATGGGGCATAGGGTGGGGTTCGGCTCAGGTTTACCCTTCCCGGCTGGAACTGGGGATCAATCTGTACCGGGCGGGAAGGTGGAGCGAAGCGGTCCTGGAACTACGCCGCTCCCAGATGGAGGCGGCTAACCCCGGACAGCTTGCGGAGATCCTGTACTGGACCGCTCTGACAGAATTTGCCCTGGGGGAATATGACGCATCCCTCAGGGACATAGACCAGTTGCAGCGCATCGCCCCGGTGGGGCTTAGGATTGATACAATCCTCTATTATAAAGGACGGATTCTCTATTATAAAAACCGCTACGATGAGGCGCTGAACCTGTTCAGGACTTATGGGGATATCCTGGATCGTACCGATACAGGAACCCGGGAAGGGCTTGCCAGGAAATCCCTGGTTTTCTACTGGATGGGGGAATGTTTTTTTGCCCTGAACCAGATCGACCGGGCGGGGATACTCTTTACCCGGGTGGTAAACACCAATCCTCGGAGTGAAAAATACGAAGCTGCCTCTTACCGTCTGGACATGATCAAACAAAATAAAATGCAAGTAGAACTTCTGGACATGCTGAAATGGAGCTACGACGAGTACCTGAAAACCGTGGAGGAATACCGACAGCGCGAAGATGCCTATGATCACACTATCAAAGCATACCAGCAGCAGGTGGATGATTTATTGAAAACTGCCAGCCGGATTCCGGAGGAAGTGAGCGTCGAATACCGGCGGCTTCTTGCGGATGCAGATTTGCGGATTAAGGACTTGGAGACCCGACTTTTGGGTCAGCAAACTGCTCCGGCGATCCAGGAAAGCGTGTTTGCCCCAGAGGTGGAAAGCCTCAGGCGCATCCGGGAGTTGAAGGCCGCAGCGGAGAAGCTGCGCGATGAGCTTTCCGCGGGAAGCTCCGCTGGAAGTTCCGCGGGGAGCTTGCCGACTAAAGTCGGTGCCGAAAGTTCCGGAAACGCCCCGGGGGCCCAGTGA